In Lewinellaceae bacterium, a single window of DNA contains:
- the rplL gene encoding 50S ribosomal protein L7/L12, which produces MADLKAFAEQLVNLTVKEVNELAGILKDEYGIEPAAAAVAVAGPAGAGGDGGAAAEEQTEFDVILKSAGAGKLKVVKEVKNLLGLGLKEAKDLVDGAPGPVKEAVSKEEAEKIKAVLEEAGAEVEVK; this is translated from the coding sequence ATGGCAGATCTTAAAGCTTTTGCAGAACAGCTGGTCAACCTCACGGTAAAAGAAGTGAATGAACTGGCTGGTATACTGAAGGACGAATATGGCATTGAGCCTGCTGCTGCTGCAGTAGCTGTTGCCGGCCCGGCCGGCGCCGGAGGCGACGGCGGCGCCGCCGCCGAAGAACAAACTGAATTTGATGTCATCCTCAAATCTGCGGGTGCCGGTAAACTTAAAGTGGTTAAGGAGGTGAAGAACCTGCTTGGGCTGGGCTTGAAAGAAGCCAAAGACCTGGTAGACGGCGCTCCTGGCCCGGTTAAGGAAGCGGTGTCCAAAGAAGAGGCTGAAAAAATCAAAGCAGTACTCGAAGAAGCAGGTGCAG